From Osmerus mordax isolate fOsmMor3 chromosome 8, fOsmMor3.pri, whole genome shotgun sequence, a single genomic window includes:
- the tmem18 gene encoding transmembrane protein 18: MTDQKAENVSSIPIDGFSNMRITSIWTYLMSIQWSETWLIGLLVFHVLSFCLTLLTCRYYRLQIFHFLMLVCLVYCAEYLNELAAMNWKLFSQFQYFDSKGMFISLVFSIPLLFNAMIIVALWVYRTFVTMTELKILQLKRKAHRESRKKAE, encoded by the exons ATGACTGACCAGAAGGCAGAGAATGTCAGTTCAATTCCAATTGATGGATTTAGCAATATGCGAATCACATCTATATGGACATATCTGATGTCT ATACAATGGTCGGAAACATGGCTTATTGGGTTGCTAGTGTTTcatgttctctctttctgcctgacACTGCTAACCTGTAGATATTACAGACTCCAGATCTTTCACTTCCTTATGTTGG TGTGCCTGGTGTATTGCGCCGAGTACTTAAATGAGCTGGCAGCCATGAACTGGAA GTTGTTTTCACAATTCCAGTACTTTGACTCCAAAGGAATGTTCATATCATTGGTTTTCTCCATTCCCCTTTTATTCAACGCGATGATAATTGTG gcatTGTGGGTGTACCGAACCTTTGTTACCATGACTGAGCTGAAGATCCTGCAGCTGAAGAGGAAGgcccacagagagagcaggaagaaggCAGAGTGA